The genome window CACCAGCGTTTGAATTAGTATTGAGAAGATTACCATGGACTATAGGGCTTCTTTCAGTATCAACTCTGATTACATGGACAACTGGAAATCTTTTAGGGACTATGGCTGGCTACTTTAGGACGAGAAAATTTGCCAGAATACTTGAGAGCGTAGCAATATCATTATATCCGGTGCCATATTATATAATGGCGTTAATACTCATGTTACTTTTTGCGTTTTTAATACCCATTTTTCCTCTAGGCGGAGGAATCAGTATAATTCCGGAGACCTTAAACTTAGAGTTGATCCTTAATATAATTTGGCATTCATTTCTCCCGGCTTTATCCCTAATACTTCCGGGAGCACTAGGTTGGTCCTTTCTTAGCTCCAGAACACTGACTTTAGAAGTCCTATCTGAAGATTACACAAAGTACGCGGAGTTCAGAGGTTTACCCGGAAAACATGTATTAAGGAGGTATGTGCTCAGGAATATTCTTGTGCCGCAAATGACGGTCTTAGCATTGTCTCTTGGAGGAATATTTAGTGGAGCACTACTCACTGAAGTCATATTTGCGTATCCAGGCGTGGGTCAGCTAGCGTATAGAGCTGCTTTTGCGGGCGACATAAATACTCTTATGGCTGTACTGCTCCTATCCATGATAGCCGTGTCTACAGCTATCTACTTGCTAGATTTGCTCTATCCGCTTATAGATCCAAGGATAAGATATAGGTGAAAACAACGATGAGTTCGTCATTTTTAAAGAATGTTGGCAGAAATTTCGTGCTTCTCTACAAGAGCAACTTTAAATTTAAACTGGGTTTCACACTGATTCTAATAATTTTTATTTTAGGCTTTGCGGTATCCTCATTCTCTCCAATAAACACTCGCGCTTTATACACTGTTCCAAAGGATCAGCCCCCATCCTTCAAATACTTGTTAGGAACATCTAGCATGGGTCGGGATGTATTCTGGGAACTCTGCGCCTCAATTGGCAAATCTCTAACTATAGCATTGATAACCGCACTTATAGCATCTCACATAGGCTTATTTATCGGTTTAATATCTGGAATAAAAGGCGGCATACTTGACAGACTCTTAATGTTTATTTCAGATACCTTCATAATAGTGCCTGGCTTCCTTTTATTGGTTGTAATCATTTCAATAATTAAGTCATGGATCACCGTGCCTCTTATAGGTGCAATAATATCTATAGTTTCATGGCCTTGGCCCGCCAGGCAAGTTAGGTCCATGGTTTTATCTCTTAGGGAGAGAACCTTTGTTTATACGGCTAAGCTTTCAGGTATGGGAACTGGCAAAGTTCTACTTTTTGAAATAATGCCTTATATATTTGGATGGCATCTTGTGAATTTCACTAATA of Candidatus Bathyarchaeia archaeon contains these proteins:
- a CDS encoding ABC transporter permease: MPVDAVENIIFGLTQTVAGVYDPQSINKLREDLYEIFGLSGKSLLEDYLAFIRRVLTFNFGPSFISFPTPAFELVLRRLPWTIGLLSVSTLITWTTGNLLGTMAGYFRTRKFARILESVAISLYPVPYYIMALILMLLFAFLIPIFPLGGGISIIPETLNLELILNIIWHSFLPALSLILPGALGWSFLSSRTLTLEVLSEDYTKYAEFRGLPGKHVLRRYVLRNILVPQMTVLALSLGGIFSGALLTEVIFAYPGVGQLAYRAAFAGDINTLMAVLLLSMIAVSTAIYLLDLLYPLIDPRIRYR
- a CDS encoding ABC transporter permease, with product MSSSFLKNVGRNFVLLYKSNFKFKLGFTLILIIFILGFAVSSFSPINTRALYTVPKDQPPSFKYLLGTSSMGRDVFWELCASIGKSLTIALITALIASHIGLFIGLISGIKGGILDRLLMFISDTFIIVPGFLLLVVIISIIKSWITVPLIGAIISIVSWPWPARQVRSMVLSLRERTFVYTAKLSGMGTGKVLLFEIMPYIFGWHLVNFTNTILFSIGTESGLAIFGLSLLGDNTLGVMLYWALNYYALFRGIWWWITAPIVTLVLIFVSFYLVSTGLSEYLHRIMK